In Iodobacter fluviatilis, one DNA window encodes the following:
- the gpM gene encoding phage terminase small subunit — MSPAKAHLLRMTAAQRSKESGSGAHVNASGYALMLHKLAGDKRRLKQIQSLSRKIDAKREMLPDYAPWISGALSAQGGGQDEVLMTVMVWMIDTGNFTDALPIVRYAIKHKLFLPDQYQRTLACLVVEEMADTAMNGRALGEVIDVAGLQEIAEITQAEDMPDQVKAKLFKAIAYGLSEQDKPAAVDYFQQALALHDKCGVKKDLEKLQREIKNMAAEK, encoded by the coding sequence GTGAGTCCCGCAAAAGCCCACTTGTTGCGCATGACGGCGGCTCAGCGCTCAAAAGAGAGCGGTTCGGGTGCCCATGTGAATGCAAGCGGCTACGCGCTGATGTTGCATAAGCTCGCGGGCGACAAGCGACGGCTTAAGCAGATCCAGTCCCTTAGCCGCAAGATCGATGCCAAGCGCGAAATGCTGCCCGATTACGCGCCATGGATCAGCGGCGCTTTATCCGCCCAAGGTGGCGGGCAAGATGAAGTGCTGATGACTGTCATGGTGTGGATGATCGACACCGGCAACTTCACCGACGCGCTGCCCATTGTGCGCTATGCGATCAAGCATAAATTGTTTCTGCCGGATCAGTACCAGCGCACCTTGGCGTGTTTGGTTGTCGAGGAAATGGCCGATACCGCGATGAATGGCCGGGCATTGGGCGAAGTCATCGATGTAGCCGGGCTGCAAGAGATTGCCGAAATCACCCAGGCCGAAGATATGCCCGACCAGGTGAAGGCCAAGCTGTTTAAGGCCATTGCCTACGGCTTATCTGAGCAAGACAAACCGGCGGCGGTGGACTACTTCCAGCAAGCCCTCGCGCTTCACGATAAATGCGGCGTTAAAAAGGATCTGGAAAAACTCCAGCGCGAGATCAAGAACATGGCCGCTGAAAAGTAG
- a CDS encoding phage major capsid protein, P2 family, translating to MRNETRIAYNAFEKKVALLNNVPDANKTFTVDPSIQQKLETRVQMSSTFLSKINMPSVKEMEGEKLGLGVTGTIAGRTNTKKGPRKPRDVSDLSSGRYRCVKTNFDTGISYAKLDMWAKFPNFQTKIRDVIVHQQALDRIMIGFNGVSVAEDTDREKYPLLQDVNKGWLQQYRENAPINVMTESKPGSGKIIVGKTKVKGEDDVTWKTEKGDYSNVDALVFDAVNSLIHPEYRENPNLVVIVSSELLADKYFPKINGEHAPTEEMALDMLISQKRIGGKTAVTVPFFPKDKMLILPLANLSLYWQEGGRRRHVREEPDYDQIADYESANDAYVIEAYEAGCLIENIELLPEERTEEKPAEAGK from the coding sequence ATGCGCAATGAAACGCGAATTGCCTATAACGCTTTTGAAAAGAAAGTCGCGCTATTAAATAATGTTCCCGATGCGAATAAAACCTTTACGGTTGATCCATCCATCCAGCAAAAGCTGGAAACCCGCGTGCAAATGTCGAGCACCTTCCTTAGCAAGATCAATATGCCTTCCGTCAAAGAAATGGAAGGCGAAAAGCTGGGGCTGGGCGTGACCGGCACCATTGCAGGCCGCACCAATACCAAAAAGGGACCGCGCAAGCCACGCGATGTATCCGATTTAAGCTCTGGCCGCTATCGCTGTGTAAAGACCAACTTTGATACCGGCATCAGCTACGCAAAGCTGGATATGTGGGCCAAGTTCCCAAACTTTCAGACCAAAATCCGCGATGTGATCGTCCACCAGCAAGCGCTTGATCGAATCATGATTGGCTTTAATGGTGTATCCGTGGCCGAAGATACCGACCGCGAAAAATACCCGTTGCTGCAAGACGTAAACAAAGGCTGGCTGCAGCAGTACCGCGAAAACGCCCCAATTAATGTAATGACAGAAAGTAAGCCAGGCTCCGGCAAAATTATTGTGGGTAAAACCAAGGTCAAGGGTGAAGACGACGTTACCTGGAAGACTGAAAAAGGTGATTACAGCAATGTCGATGCGCTGGTGTTTGATGCAGTAAATAGCCTGATTCACCCCGAGTACCGCGAAAATCCCAATTTAGTGGTGATCGTTTCCAGCGAATTACTAGCCGATAAATACTTCCCAAAAATCAATGGCGAGCACGCCCCGACAGAAGAAATGGCGCTGGATATGCTGATTAGCCAAAAGCGCATTGGCGGCAAAACCGCCGTCACGGTGCCTTTCTTCCCAAAAGACAAAATGCTGATTCTGCCGCTGGCTAATTTGTCGCTGTACTGGCAAGAGGGAGGCCGCCGCCGTCATGTACGCGAAGAGCCGGACTATGACCAGATTGCGGATTACGAAAGCGCAAACGACGCTTATGTGATTGAAGCGTATGAAGCGGGCTGCCTGATTGAAAACATCGAGCTACTGCCCGAAGAGCGCACAGAAGAAAAACCCGCAGAGGCAGGAAAGTGA
- a CDS encoding GPO family capsid scaffolding protein: protein MDKKFKSFRVATEGATTDGRTITRAWLSQMAKNYNPATFGARVNMEHIRGIYPDSAFKSYGDVVALEAKEIDGKMALFATIDPTPELVAMNQNRQKVYTSIECDPDFAGTGEAYLTGLAVTDNPASLGTSMLQFSASVGGASPLMARKTNKNCLFTNAIEFALEEEGTQAVSMLESVKNIFSKKAEKENLQFADIQQALEAIAEQTAENNDGFRTMASRIDELKNEMAELREFKSKIENEPAHFSGQRDKATGGAVSLETDC from the coding sequence ATGGACAAAAAATTTAAATCATTTCGGGTCGCTACCGAAGGCGCAACCACCGATGGCCGCACCATTACCCGTGCATGGCTCAGCCAGATGGCAAAGAACTACAACCCGGCCACCTTTGGGGCGCGGGTGAATATGGAGCATATCCGGGGCATTTACCCGGACAGCGCCTTTAAATCTTACGGCGATGTGGTGGCACTGGAAGCCAAAGAAATCGACGGCAAGATGGCCCTGTTTGCCACGATTGACCCCACGCCCGAACTGGTGGCGATGAATCAGAACCGCCAGAAGGTTTACACCTCCATCGAGTGTGACCCCGACTTTGCAGGCACCGGGGAAGCCTACTTAACCGGCTTAGCCGTCACCGATAACCCCGCCAGCTTGGGTACATCCATGCTGCAATTCTCAGCCTCAGTCGGCGGTGCCAGCCCGCTGATGGCCCGTAAAACCAATAAAAACTGTTTATTTACCAATGCCATCGAGTTTGCACTCGAAGAAGAAGGAACGCAGGCCGTGTCGATGCTGGAATCTGTAAAGAATATTTTTTCTAAAAAAGCAGAAAAAGAAAACCTGCAATTTGCGGATATCCAGCAAGCCCTGGAAGCCATCGCCGAGCAAACCGCAGAAAACAATGATGGCTTTCGCACCATGGCAAGCCGCATCGATGAATTGAAAAACGAAATGGCCGAATTACGCGAATTCAAATCGAAGATTGAAAACGAGCCAGCGCATTTTTCAGGCCAACGCGACAAAGCCACCGGCGGCGCGGTGTCTTTAGAAACCGACTGCTGA
- a CDS encoding terminase ATPase subunit family protein yields MENINSKDPRIEARHLYWSGWRISRIAESLGEKPATVHSWKRRDEWDKKKLIERVEESLESRYIFLLNKDKKEGIDFKEIDLLSRQMERVARINKYNGGGNEADLNPNIASRNKAERKKATKNDFNDEHVDLIKDAFMDSLFAYQHGWFEAGKKHSFRNVLKSRQIGATWYFAREALFDAMTTGRNQIFLSASKAQAHVFKQYIIAFAKDAADLELKGDPIVLPNGATLHFLGTNARTAQSYTGNLYVDEYFWIPRFQELQKVASGMALHSHWRQTYFSTPSSLNHDAYPFWSGDAFNKGRAKADRIQLDVKPASLAKGRLCEDDQWRQVVTIEDAIEGGCNLFDLDKIKKRYNPNDYQNLLMCEFIDDSASIFPLSELQKCMVDSWEKWEDFKAIAPRPFGYWPVWIGYDPALSGDSAGLIVLAPPLVPGGKFRVLEKRQWKGMDFAAQAQGIKDICSQYNVAYIGIDTTGIGQGVYQLVKQFYPAARAINYSVEMKGRLVMKAQDVIRNGRLEFDAGWTDLAAAFMAIQKTMTASGRHVTYSASRSEELSHADLAWACMHALLNEPLEGSTSTNSGFMAIY; encoded by the coding sequence ATGGAAAATATAAACAGCAAAGACCCGCGTATAGAGGCCCGCCACCTGTATTGGTCGGGCTGGCGTATTTCACGGATTGCGGAATCATTAGGCGAAAAACCCGCCACGGTGCATAGCTGGAAACGGCGCGATGAATGGGACAAAAAGAAGCTGATTGAGCGCGTCGAAGAGTCGCTGGAATCGCGCTATATCTTTCTTTTGAATAAGGACAAAAAAGAAGGGATCGACTTTAAAGAAATTGATTTGCTCTCGCGGCAAATGGAAAGAGTCGCACGGATCAATAAATACAACGGCGGGGGGAATGAAGCTGATTTAAACCCGAACATTGCCAGCCGCAACAAGGCAGAGCGCAAGAAGGCCACAAAGAACGATTTTAACGATGAGCACGTCGATTTAATCAAAGACGCCTTTATGGATTCTTTGTTTGCCTATCAGCACGGCTGGTTTGAGGCAGGCAAGAAACATAGCTTTCGCAATGTCTTAAAATCCCGGCAGATTGGCGCAACCTGGTACTTCGCCCGGGAGGCTTTATTCGATGCGATGACCACGGGCCGCAATCAGATCTTTTTAAGTGCCAGCAAGGCGCAGGCCCATGTGTTCAAGCAATACATCATCGCCTTTGCCAAAGACGCCGCCGATTTAGAGCTAAAAGGCGATCCCATCGTCTTACCAAACGGCGCAACACTGCACTTTCTGGGCACCAATGCCCGCACCGCGCAGAGCTACACCGGCAATCTATACGTGGATGAGTATTTCTGGATTCCGCGCTTTCAGGAACTCCAAAAAGTCGCCTCGGGTATGGCCTTGCATTCGCACTGGCGGCAAACCTATTTCTCGACACCTTCCAGCCTGAATCACGATGCTTACCCATTCTGGTCGGGTGACGCCTTCAATAAAGGCCGCGCCAAAGCTGATCGCATTCAGCTCGATGTAAAACCCGCCAGCCTCGCTAAAGGCCGCCTCTGTGAGGACGATCAGTGGCGGCAAGTGGTCACGATTGAAGACGCGATTGAAGGCGGTTGCAATCTGTTCGATCTGGACAAGATTAAAAAACGATACAACCCAAACGATTATCAAAACTTGCTGATGTGCGAGTTTATCGACGATAGCGCCAGTATTTTTCCCTTATCTGAATTGCAAAAGTGCATGGTGGATAGCTGGGAGAAGTGGGAAGACTTTAAGGCGATTGCCCCGCGCCCCTTTGGCTACTGGCCTGTGTGGATTGGCTACGATCCGGCCTTATCCGGGGACAGCGCGGGCTTGATCGTACTGGCCCCGCCGCTGGTGCCTGGCGGCAAGTTTCGCGTGCTGGAGAAACGGCAATGGAAAGGCATGGATTTTGCCGCGCAGGCCCAAGGGATTAAGGATATCTGCAGCCAATACAACGTGGCCTATATCGGCATTGATACGACCGGCATCGGGCAGGGCGTTTATCAACTGGTTAAACAGTTCTACCCAGCGGCGAGAGCCATCAATTACAGCGTGGAGATGAAAGGGCGCTTAGTCATGAAGGCGCAAGACGTGATCCGCAATGGGCGCCTGGAGTTTGACGCGGGCTGGACGGATCTTGCGGCCGCATTTATGGCAATTCAAAAAACCATGACCGCCAGCGGGCGGCATGTCACTTATTCGGCCAGCCGTTCCGAAGAGCTGAGCCACGCCGACCTTGCTTGGGCATGTATGCACGCGCTACTCAATGAGCCGTTAGAAGGCTCGACTTCCACTAATTCCGGCTTTATGGCGATCTATTAA
- a CDS encoding phage portal protein, whose protein sequence is MKKQSFYQAKATLTPEAKAPDQSVAFTFGEPSAVLDRRELLDFLECVNNGKWYEPPMSFDGLAKTYRATVHHSSPLQVKRNILLKTFIPHPLLSRSEFSKFALDYLIFGNAYLEKITSRTGKVLGLKHALAKYMRVGMKEEQYFQILDYANEHQFQQGAIFHLLEPDINQEIYGLPEYLSALNSTWLNESATLFRRRYFANGSHAGFILYMTDAAQNESYIDDLRTALQGSKGPGNFKNLMVYAPGGKKDGMQILPISEVAAKDDFWNIKNVTRDDQLSAHRVPAQLMGIIPNNTGGLGDVEKAATVFAYNEIEPLQERMKELNDWLGVEVIRFKTYSVTAE, encoded by the coding sequence ATGAAAAAACAATCTTTTTACCAAGCAAAAGCAACCTTAACGCCAGAAGCAAAAGCGCCCGATCAATCTGTGGCCTTCACCTTTGGCGAGCCTTCCGCCGTGCTCGATCGCCGCGAGCTGCTGGACTTCTTAGAGTGCGTAAACAATGGCAAATGGTACGAGCCGCCGATGTCGTTTGATGGCCTGGCTAAAACTTACCGCGCCACCGTTCACCATTCCAGCCCCTTACAGGTAAAGCGCAATATCCTGTTAAAAACCTTTATCCCGCACCCGCTGTTAAGCCGGTCTGAGTTCTCAAAGTTTGCGCTGGATTACCTGATTTTTGGCAACGCCTATTTAGAAAAGATCACCAGCCGCACCGGTAAGGTGCTGGGCCTGAAGCATGCGCTGGCTAAATATATGCGGGTGGGGATGAAAGAAGAGCAATACTTTCAGATCCTTGATTACGCCAACGAGCACCAGTTTCAGCAAGGGGCCATCTTCCATTTATTAGAGCCAGATATTAATCAGGAGATTTACGGCCTGCCTGAATACCTGTCGGCGCTCAATTCTACCTGGCTGAATGAATCCGCCACGCTGTTTCGCCGCCGCTACTTTGCCAACGGCAGCCACGCCGGTTTTATCCTGTACATGACCGACGCCGCGCAAAACGAAAGCTATATCGATGATCTGCGCACTGCATTACAAGGCAGCAAAGGCCCTGGCAATTTCAAAAATCTGATGGTGTACGCGCCTGGCGGTAAGAAAGACGGCATGCAAATCCTGCCCATCTCAGAAGTGGCGGCAAAGGATGACTTCTGGAACATCAAAAACGTAACCCGCGACGACCAACTGAGCGCCCACCGCGTACCCGCGCAACTGATGGGCATCATCCCCAACAACACCGGCGGCTTAGGTGACGTAGAGAAAGCGGCGACCGTGTTTGCGTATAACGAGATTGAGCCATTACAAGAGCGGATGAAGGAGTTAAATGATTGGCTGGGGGTGGAGGTGATCCGGTTTAAAACGTATTCAGTTACGGCAGAGTAA
- a CDS encoding RipA family octameric membrane protein, with amino-acid sequence MYKICIETRNFEINKLTQRNNFFMLFQGVLLAAALQDQNSKPILEFIICFAGVLVSFYQMQMASGAKYWQEWWESRLEFYEGKLKEYSEESKPEFFDLFAVSTDDVYQKVESRLRKNRGERMTNFLILSSFSVSRAPIKVSVVLLFSWVLLTLHTLDFGKFPLIFDVIKGFLFIGQ; translated from the coding sequence GTGTATAAAATTTGTATTGAAACTAGAAATTTTGAAATAAATAAATTAACACAACGTAATAACTTTTTCATGCTGTTTCAGGGTGTGCTACTTGCTGCTGCATTGCAAGATCAAAATAGTAAACCTATTCTTGAATTTATTATTTGTTTTGCAGGTGTTCTTGTTTCATTTTATCAAATGCAAATGGCTTCTGGCGCTAAATATTGGCAGGAGTGGTGGGAAAGTAGGTTAGAGTTTTACGAAGGAAAACTTAAAGAGTATAGCGAAGAGAGTAAACCTGAATTTTTTGATTTGTTTGCAGTATCAACCGATGATGTATATCAAAAAGTTGAGTCAAGACTTAGAAAAAATCGGGGGGAGAGAATGACTAATTTTCTTATTCTTAGTTCATTTTCTGTCAGTAGAGCACCAATTAAAGTCAGCGTTGTTTTGTTGTTTAGCTGGGTGTTACTTACCTTGCATACACTTGATTTTGGAAAATTCCCCCTGATTTTTGATGTGATTAAAGGATTTTTATTTATAGGCCAGTAA
- a CDS encoding GIY-YIG nuclease family protein, whose product MPVYFVSDDLRNQVKIGRSTDVKRRVKTLQTGNPSALKLMGWINTANDASMESELHEHYKGLRGIGEWFSIGPTEVLNELKRHYGFVPKPTDSFEIIGFDRDGIPEYLGVCEWGDFEIYECCPFCGCFCGMHFQDASSMHHCINCDTLINFDELHPPQDWNE is encoded by the coding sequence ATGCCCGTCTACTTTGTGTCAGATGATTTACGCAACCAAGTAAAGATTGGACGCAGCACCGATGTAAAGCGTCGCGTAAAAACACTGCAAACAGGCAACCCCTCAGCATTAAAGCTAATGGGCTGGATCAATACCGCTAACGATGCTTCTATGGAAAGCGAGCTTCATGAGCACTACAAAGGCCTCCGCGGGATTGGTGAGTGGTTCTCCATCGGTCCCACCGAGGTGCTCAACGAACTAAAAAGACATTACGGGTTCGTACCAAAACCGACCGACTCGTTTGAGATAATCGGCTTTGACAGGGATGGTATTCCGGAATACCTAGGAGTCTGCGAATGGGGAGACTTTGAAATCTATGAATGCTGTCCGTTCTGCGGCTGTTTCTGTGGAATGCATTTCCAAGACGCAAGCTCAATGCATCACTGTATTAACTGTGACACGCTGATCAACTTCGACGAGCTACACCCTCCTCAAGACTGGAACGAATGA
- a CDS encoding RipA family octameric membrane protein: protein MVSPQVDRAGLFNEIAEGTTYPHNDKWYSHLLDQYKLYVEMADRISQRRATANTYFLSLNSAILAFVGYLSVKDTGEYNWMLACGGVALSWLWRTLIISYSNLNTAKFKVIHQIEKRLPISPYEAEWDAMERGTNPTLYKPLTHIERNVPLVFIALHVIVFTRMFPWFLLTVFLELPLPSCGC, encoded by the coding sequence ATGGTCTCGCCACAGGTTGATCGAGCCGGTCTGTTCAACGAGATCGCTGAGGGTACGACCTACCCGCACAATGACAAGTGGTACAGCCATCTTCTAGATCAATACAAACTCTATGTCGAGATGGCTGACCGCATCAGCCAGAGGCGCGCCACGGCCAATACCTACTTTCTCAGTTTAAATTCGGCAATCTTGGCTTTTGTCGGATATCTCTCGGTAAAGGACACTGGCGAGTACAACTGGATGCTTGCGTGCGGTGGAGTGGCGCTTTCTTGGCTCTGGCGAACTCTCATTATCTCCTACTCGAATCTCAATACCGCCAAATTCAAAGTCATTCACCAGATTGAAAAGCGACTTCCCATTAGTCCCTACGAAGCGGAGTGGGACGCGATGGAGCGTGGAACAAACCCAACTCTTTACAAACCACTTACTCACATCGAACGCAATGTTCCTCTGGTCTTCATTGCGTTGCACGTCATTGTCTTCACTCGAATGTTCCCATGGTTTTTGCTTACCGTCTTCCTCGAACTACCTTTGCCGAGTTGCGGCTGCTGA
- a CDS encoding TIR domain-containing protein, translating to MAKTKVFISFDYDNDARQKDLLVGQSKHPDTDFEFADWSSKEHLTGDWRAKIKAKMSYVDVVCVLCGKNMSTATGIAYEVTIAQEIDKPYFLLSAYQDGCSKPPTAKASDKLYKWTWENLKKLIKGDR from the coding sequence ATGGCTAAGACAAAAGTATTCATCAGCTTCGACTACGACAATGACGCACGGCAGAAGGATTTGCTCGTTGGGCAGTCGAAGCACCCAGACACCGACTTTGAGTTTGCTGACTGGTCATCGAAAGAACACCTCACCGGCGACTGGAGGGCAAAGATCAAGGCGAAAATGTCGTACGTCGACGTGGTGTGCGTTCTCTGTGGCAAGAACATGTCTACCGCAACAGGTATCGCATATGAAGTCACAATAGCCCAGGAAATCGACAAGCCGTACTTCTTGCTCTCTGCCTACCAAGATGGCTGTTCTAAGCCACCTACCGCGAAAGCCAGCGACAAACTCTACAAATGGACTTGGGAGAACTTGAAGAAGCTCATCAAAGGCGATCGTTGA
- a CDS encoding SMI1/KNR4 family protein, which produces MTSDPFRIPSDEEIKNAEEKLKFKFPNEYIAFLKGGGNVANAVFDAAVVLPGSGYLDIFEIADIAWNKMGLNKKWLPFIEDNGDYFCVSENGVVKFWSHNGCTDEKWTTFSAWFQQVCIERK; this is translated from the coding sequence ATGACGTCAGACCCGTTTCGTATTCCCTCAGACGAGGAGATTAAAAATGCAGAAGAAAAGCTTAAGTTCAAATTTCCGAATGAATATATCGCCTTTTTAAAAGGAGGTGGAAATGTGGCAAATGCGGTTTTTGATGCTGCAGTAGTATTGCCAGGTAGTGGTTATCTCGATATTTTTGAAATAGCGGATATAGCTTGGAATAAAATGGGGCTAAATAAAAAGTGGTTACCATTCATCGAGGATAACGGCGACTACTTCTGCGTTTCAGAAAATGGGGTCGTTAAATTTTGGTCACACAATGGCTGCACTGATGAAAAATGGACTACATTTTCGGCATGGTTTCAGCAAGTTTGTATTGAACGGAAGTAG
- a CDS encoding SMI1/KNR4 family protein codes for MENAPLKTSWRKIEDWLLANAPKIHSSLNKPAAVDSIDELKKLIGSELPLQLIELYEIHNGIESESIANLVYGMKFISIEDAINLVNNIDANSSPLKYADSQIKAGYTLHKKRFPIADDNGTCMLCIDLDPSELGKIGQIIFIDYDCNVAIKLADSLEDLFHNFQEDLYSEKYSFLAEALEDNNEWLNPIREIDPVNWFNSPTWAHIKV; via the coding sequence ATGGAAAACGCCCCTCTTAAAACGTCATGGAGAAAAATTGAAGATTGGCTGTTAGCTAATGCTCCTAAAATTCACTCTTCGTTAAATAAGCCTGCAGCAGTTGACTCAATTGATGAACTTAAAAAATTGATTGGGAGTGAGCTGCCGTTGCAATTGATTGAACTTTATGAAATCCACAACGGAATTGAGTCAGAATCCATTGCTAATTTGGTTTATGGGATGAAATTTATTTCCATTGAAGACGCAATAAATTTAGTCAACAATATTGATGCTAATTCATCACCGCTAAAGTATGCAGATTCACAAATTAAGGCAGGCTACACTTTACATAAAAAACGTTTCCCTATAGCGGATGACAATGGTACATGCATGCTGTGCATCGACCTTGACCCTTCCGAACTAGGGAAAATTGGACAAATAATATTCATTGATTACGATTGCAATGTTGCAATTAAACTCGCTGACTCATTGGAAGATTTATTTCATAATTTCCAAGAAGACCTATACTCAGAGAAGTACTCGTTTTTAGCTGAGGCACTTGAGGATAACAATGAATGGCTGAATCCAATTAGAGAAATTGACCCGGTAAATTGGTTTAACTCTCCAACGTGGGCACATATAAAAGTATGA
- a CDS encoding winged helix-turn-helix domain-containing protein, whose translation MDSSLVIQLRRHALTRQGLQSETHFGHGLAATLAAIEHLGYVQIDTISIIERAHHHILWSRVPDYQPSFLNQLLENRQIFEYWFHAASYLPMRDYRFAQHRMAAVRNSTWANYHDIPASLMNEILLRVRDEGPLRVRNLENNKGKSGSWWDWGPGKRAIEKLFLQGDLMISQRIGMEKVYELRERMLPANLDTRQPDLPDYAGYLLQSYLRAHSVVTFEQLTHLHTDPALRKIMRELLDAQIASHHIQAISHNIPKAYAETSALTQPLSAAPCVHLLSPFDNAIIHRKRLNQLFGYDYKLECYVPAAKRKFGYFCLPILYGNHFVGRIDCKAHRQEQRLQIISMHLESPINEPALFTKAFMQKLKQFAIFNACKYLDTQNIEGVLAVIEGKIKTSELQKESGRTI comes from the coding sequence ATGGATTCATCGCTTGTTATTCAATTGCGGCGGCATGCTTTAACACGACAAGGCTTACAATCTGAAACCCATTTCGGCCATGGCCTCGCAGCTACGCTTGCGGCAATAGAGCATCTTGGCTATGTGCAAATAGACACGATTTCAATCATCGAACGGGCGCATCACCATATTCTTTGGTCACGTGTTCCAGATTATCAGCCCAGTTTTTTGAATCAGCTGCTCGAAAACCGCCAGATTTTCGAATACTGGTTTCATGCCGCCTCTTACTTACCCATGCGTGATTATCGTTTTGCCCAGCATCGCATGGCCGCAGTCAGAAACAGCACTTGGGCCAATTACCACGACATCCCCGCCAGCCTAATGAATGAAATCTTGCTAAGGGTGAGAGATGAGGGGCCGTTGCGGGTACGAAATCTGGAAAATAATAAAGGAAAAAGCGGCAGCTGGTGGGACTGGGGGCCGGGTAAACGGGCCATAGAAAAGCTGTTTCTGCAAGGCGATCTGATGATCAGCCAGCGCATCGGCATGGAAAAAGTCTACGAGCTGCGGGAGCGTATGCTGCCTGCCAACTTAGATACACGCCAGCCTGATCTGCCCGATTATGCGGGCTATCTGCTGCAAAGCTATTTACGCGCGCACAGCGTGGTGACATTCGAGCAACTCACCCATCTGCACACCGATCCAGCATTAAGAAAAATCATGCGTGAACTGCTGGATGCCCAAATAGCCAGCCATCACATTCAGGCCATTAGTCATAACATTCCCAAAGCCTACGCCGAAACCAGTGCGCTCACGCAGCCCCTATCAGCCGCGCCCTGCGTGCACCTGCTATCGCCATTTGATAACGCCATCATCCACCGCAAACGCCTAAATCAGCTATTTGGCTACGACTATAAGCTGGAATGCTATGTGCCCGCAGCCAAACGCAAATTCGGCTATTTCTGCCTGCCCATCCTCTACGGTAACCACTTTGTAGGCCGCATCGACTGTAAAGCACACCGGCAGGAACAAAGGCTGCAAATCATCAGCATGCACCTGGAATCCCCAATCAATGAGCCCGCCCTATTTACAAAAGCATTTATGCAAAAGCTAAAGCAATTTGCAATTTTTAATGCCTGCAAATACCTTGATACTCAGAATATTGAAGGTGTTTTAGCAGTCATTGAAGGCAAGATAAAAACAAGTGAATTACAAAAAGAAAGTGGAAGGACAATTTAG